Proteins co-encoded in one Nonomuraea helvata genomic window:
- a CDS encoding TIM-barrel domain-containing protein, with the protein MPYRPPLVAHEYFVADPPELPVRARGEGGLSAVTAAELVAADGAEVMVKAVTTAEETLVVQVGVAGEGVIRVRLSEDATARPRSEGAISLVTPGTYRGARVGAAPGEPIVVDAGSLRAEISLAPWHLRFTDATGRTLVEQDRGHTDISGRLRTLPFGRSSSDGAPVAYHESFAAAPDEAFAGFGESFTRLDKRGQRPLMWNFDAFGAESQRAYKNIPLYVSSRGYGVLVDSGAPTEFDVCQSTHSVVQIIVPDDVMDYYVIAGPTPSDVLDRYDLLTCRPSLPPKWAFGTWISSGFCVDSQERVLARARTIRERGIPCDVLHLDTYWQADGHWSDLQWDPVNFPDPEGMLAELKGMGFQVCLWMNPYISHLSPAFSEAAEAGYFLKNQEGETYVADCWHGSFPPCGIVDLTNPQAVEWFTGLLRDLLRQGVAAFKTDFAEGVPADSVAFNGMTGTDLHNVYTLLFNDAVAAVTREVHGHELVWARSSYLGGQRHSAQWGGDTYTSYAAMGSTIRGGLAHGLSGVPFWSHDAGGFTGRPTDDLYVRWTQFGALSPLLRLHGTTTREPWEFPAVEEQAVGALKLRYRLMPYIYSAAVEAARTGAPMMRAMCVDHPDDPVAWQADLQYLLGRDLLVAPMTAPEGTRQVYLPRGQWVDYWTGEVLEGSRYVTVSKPLDQIPLFVRHGAIIPVATTPGDTVDVPAEITLVAFGGGDTTVEIHDEDGVTVAVVTRDGDVLRVAVTGPKRVTGVEIAPVTGAPARAVIQ; encoded by the coding sequence ATGCCCTATCGCCCCCCACTGGTCGCGCACGAGTATTTCGTCGCAGACCCGCCCGAGCTGCCGGTTCGCGCACGAGGCGAGGGTGGTCTGTCGGCGGTGACCGCCGCGGAGCTGGTCGCGGCCGACGGCGCCGAGGTGATGGTGAAAGCCGTCACCACGGCGGAGGAGACGCTGGTCGTCCAGGTGGGAGTGGCCGGTGAGGGAGTCATCCGGGTGCGGCTGTCGGAGGACGCGACCGCCAGGCCGCGTTCGGAAGGCGCCATCTCGCTGGTGACCCCCGGCACGTATCGAGGGGCACGTGTCGGGGCCGCGCCAGGGGAGCCGATCGTCGTGGACGCGGGCTCGCTGCGGGCCGAGATCAGCCTGGCGCCGTGGCACCTGCGCTTCACCGACGCCACCGGGAGGACGCTGGTCGAGCAGGACCGCGGGCACACCGACATCAGCGGGCGGCTGCGCACGCTGCCCTTCGGCCGCTCCAGCTCCGACGGCGCCCCCGTCGCCTACCACGAGAGCTTCGCCGCCGCCCCGGACGAGGCCTTCGCCGGGTTCGGCGAGTCGTTCACCCGGCTCGACAAGCGCGGCCAGCGCCCGCTCATGTGGAACTTCGACGCGTTCGGCGCCGAGTCGCAGCGGGCGTACAAGAACATCCCCCTGTACGTCTCCAGCAGGGGCTACGGCGTCCTCGTGGACAGCGGGGCCCCGACGGAGTTCGACGTGTGCCAGTCCACGCACAGCGTCGTGCAGATCATCGTGCCCGACGACGTGATGGACTACTACGTGATCGCCGGTCCGACGCCTTCCGACGTGCTGGACCGTTACGACCTGCTGACCTGCCGCCCGTCGCTGCCGCCGAAGTGGGCGTTCGGGACCTGGATCTCCTCCGGGTTCTGCGTGGACAGCCAGGAGCGGGTGCTGGCCAGGGCGCGGACGATCAGGGAGCGCGGCATCCCGTGCGACGTGCTGCACCTGGACACGTACTGGCAGGCCGACGGGCACTGGTCGGACCTGCAGTGGGATCCGGTGAACTTCCCCGACCCGGAGGGGATGCTGGCTGAGCTCAAGGGCATGGGGTTCCAGGTCTGTCTGTGGATGAATCCCTATATTTCCCACTTGAGCCCCGCCTTCTCCGAGGCCGCTGAAGCCGGATATTTCCTGAAGAATCAGGAGGGGGAGACCTACGTCGCCGACTGCTGGCACGGGTCCTTCCCGCCGTGCGGGATCGTGGACCTCACCAACCCGCAGGCGGTCGAGTGGTTCACCGGGCTGCTGAGAGACCTGCTCCGCCAGGGCGTGGCCGCGTTCAAGACCGACTTCGCCGAGGGCGTGCCCGCCGACTCCGTCGCCTTCAACGGCATGACCGGCACCGACCTGCACAACGTCTACACGCTGCTGTTCAACGACGCCGTCGCCGCCGTCACCCGCGAGGTGCACGGCCACGAGCTCGTCTGGGCCCGCTCCTCCTACCTCGGCGGCCAGCGCCACAGCGCCCAGTGGGGCGGCGACACCTACACCAGCTACGCCGCCATGGGCAGCACGATCAGGGGCGGCCTCGCGCACGGCCTGTCCGGCGTGCCGTTCTGGAGCCACGACGCCGGCGGCTTCACCGGCCGGCCCACCGACGACCTGTACGTGCGCTGGACCCAGTTCGGCGCGCTCTCCCCGCTGCTGCGCCTGCACGGGACGACCACCCGCGAGCCGTGGGAGTTCCCCGCCGTCGAGGAGCAGGCCGTCGGCGCGCTGAAGCTGCGTTACCGGCTGATGCCGTACATCTACTCGGCGGCCGTCGAGGCCGCGCGCACCGGCGCGCCCATGATGCGGGCGATGTGCGTGGACCATCCGGACGACCCGGTGGCCTGGCAGGCCGACCTGCAGTATCTGCTCGGCCGGGACCTGCTCGTCGCCCCCATGACCGCGCCCGAGGGCACCCGCCAGGTGTACCTGCCGCGCGGCCAGTGGGTGGACTACTGGACGGGCGAGGTGCTCGAAGGCTCCCGTTACGTCACGGTCAGCAAGCCGCTCGACCAGATCCCCCTCTTCGTACGGCACGGTGCGATCATCCCGGTCGCCACCACACCGGGAGACACGGTGGACGTGCCGGCCGAGATCACCCTCGTCGCCTTCGGAGGCGGCGACACGACGGTGGAAATCCACGACGAGGACGGCGTGACGGTCGCCGTCGTCACCAGGGACGGCGACGTGCTGCGCGTCGCCGTCACCGGCCCGAAGCGCGTCACCGGGGTCGAGATCGCCCCGGTGACCGGAGCTCCCGCAC
- a CDS encoding NAD(P)H-quinone dehydrogenase, whose amino-acid sequence MTRIVIIGGGPGGYEAALVAAQLGAQVTMVEQDGPGGACVLTDCVPSKTLIATSVRKQALHDAPSLGISFDGGPDGETGTVGVDLPLVNKRVKELAQAQSADIATRVEAEGVEIIRARGRLVEPQVVKAGDRTIRADVVLLATGATPRVMPTAEPDGERILTWRQLYDLEELPEHLIVVGSGVTGAEFAGAYRSLGSEVTLVSSRDRMMPNEDADGAEVLEEVYRRRGMNVMGRSRAAGVKRTADGVVVTLEDGRTAEGTHALMTVGMIPNTSGIGLEEAGVQLDRGGFIKVDKVSRTSAPGVYAAGDCTGVMMLASVAAMQGRIAVWHALGEAVQPLRLSTVASNIFTDPEIAAVGVAQQVIEAGEVEANVVKLPLATNARAKMQGFNDGFVKLFCRPHTGIVLGGVIVAPRASELILAVSVAVQQRLTVDQLAHTFAVYPSLSGSITEAARRLMQPGVSI is encoded by the coding sequence GTGACGAGGATCGTGATCATTGGTGGCGGACCGGGCGGTTACGAGGCGGCTCTGGTGGCCGCCCAGCTAGGCGCGCAGGTCACGATGGTCGAACAGGACGGCCCCGGTGGCGCGTGCGTGCTGACCGACTGCGTGCCGTCCAAGACGCTGATCGCGACCTCTGTGCGCAAGCAGGCGCTGCACGACGCGCCGTCGTTGGGCATCTCCTTCGACGGCGGGCCCGACGGCGAGACGGGCACGGTCGGGGTCGATCTCCCCCTGGTCAACAAACGGGTCAAGGAGCTGGCCCAGGCCCAGTCGGCCGACATCGCCACGCGCGTGGAGGCCGAGGGCGTCGAGATCATCAGGGCGCGCGGGCGGCTGGTCGAGCCGCAGGTGGTCAAGGCGGGCGACCGTACGATCAGGGCCGACGTGGTGCTCCTGGCCACCGGCGCGACGCCGCGCGTGATGCCCACCGCCGAGCCCGACGGCGAGCGCATCCTCACCTGGCGCCAGCTTTACGACCTGGAGGAGCTGCCCGAGCACCTCATCGTGGTCGGCTCGGGCGTGACGGGCGCGGAGTTCGCGGGCGCGTACCGCTCGCTGGGCTCCGAGGTCACGCTGGTCTCCAGCCGCGACCGGATGATGCCCAACGAGGACGCCGACGGCGCCGAGGTGCTCGAAGAGGTCTACCGCCGCCGCGGCATGAACGTCATGGGCCGTTCACGTGCCGCCGGTGTCAAGCGCACGGCCGACGGCGTGGTCGTGACCCTGGAGGACGGCCGCACGGCCGAGGGCACCCACGCGCTGATGACGGTCGGCATGATCCCCAACACCTCCGGCATCGGCCTGGAGGAGGCCGGGGTGCAGCTCGACCGGGGCGGCTTCATCAAGGTCGACAAGGTCTCGCGCACGTCCGCGCCCGGCGTCTACGCGGCCGGCGACTGCACGGGCGTGATGATGCTCGCCTCGGTGGCGGCCATGCAGGGGCGCATCGCGGTCTGGCACGCGCTCGGTGAGGCCGTCCAGCCGCTGCGGCTGTCCACGGTGGCCTCCAACATCTTCACCGATCCGGAGATCGCGGCGGTCGGCGTCGCGCAGCAGGTCATCGAGGCGGGCGAGGTCGAGGCGAACGTGGTCAAGCTGCCGCTGGCCACCAATGCGCGGGCCAAGATGCAGGGGTTCAACGACGGGTTCGTCAAGCTGTTCTGCCGGCCGCACACCGGGATCGTGCTGGGCGGCGTGATCGTGGCGCCGCGCGCCTCCGAGCTGATCCTGGCGGTGTCGGTGGCGGTGCAGCAGCGGCTGACCGTCGACCAGCTCGCCCACACGTTCGCCGTCTACCCGTCGCTGTCCGGGTCGATCACCGAGGCGGCCCGCCGCCTGATGCAGCCGGGCGTGTCCATCTAA
- a CDS encoding gamma-glutamylcyclotransferase: protein MAWLSGPAGKPSDLRLYAAYGSNMDPEQMAMRAPHSPIWGVGWLTGWRLTFGGYDPAWDGALATIVEDPDEHVFVVLYDVPDWEETSLDQWEGAVRGAYHKVRLRVQTLEGEVVAWFYVLDGYEGGLPSARYLGSLAEAAERAGAPDDYVKELRERPCTSYGG from the coding sequence GTGGCGTGGCTTTCAGGTCCTGCAGGTAAGCCGAGTGATCTCCGGCTTTATGCCGCGTACGGCTCGAACATGGACCCGGAGCAGATGGCCATGCGTGCCCCGCACTCCCCGATCTGGGGTGTCGGCTGGCTGACCGGATGGCGGCTGACGTTCGGCGGATACGACCCCGCCTGGGACGGCGCGCTCGCCACGATCGTCGAGGACCCCGACGAGCACGTGTTCGTGGTGCTCTACGACGTGCCCGACTGGGAGGAGACCTCGCTCGACCAGTGGGAGGGCGCGGTCCGCGGGGCCTACCACAAGGTGCGGCTGCGCGTGCAGACCCTCGAGGGCGAGGTCGTGGCCTGGTTCTACGTGCTCGACGGCTACGAGGGCGGCCTGCCCTCGGCCCGCTACCTCGGCAGCCTGGCCGAGGCGGCGGAGCGGGCGGGCGCCCCCGACGACTACGTCAAGGAGTTGCGGGAGCGCCCCTGCACCTCTTACGGCGGTTAG
- a CDS encoding MFS transporter: MATSPVTHSPVGIPKSRVRQLMAASIGNVVEWYDWYAYTFLATYFSAQVFPKSEGGLVALLSAYGVFAVGFFMRPLGGLLVGAFADRFGRKAAMTFTIVLMGAGSLLLGLTPTYEAVGLLSPVILTLARLIQGLSVGGEFAAATTFLVESAPQGRRGLFSSFQYVSTTIGQLLASGLAALLASNLVKEDMGSYGWRIPFIVGAVISLVGLWIRKGADETSAVAEEIQRGEAKRPKLFEFLVGYPKAAATIVGITIAGTVAYYTWTSFLPIYAQITVKFDAAQSLQVGTVSLFFFMVLQPLLGMLSDRIGRKPMLITFGVAFVVLPVPLLSTLGNSFGSLLAVQLIGMLFLGCFTSISAAVNSELFPTRVRAAGAGFPYSLTVALFGGTAPLLGTALKDAGNVEVFPYYMSALALISTLVYIFVLKETKDQPLS, translated from the coding sequence GTGGCGACCTCCCCCGTGACACATTCGCCAGTCGGCATCCCCAAGAGTCGTGTCCGCCAGCTCATGGCGGCCAGCATCGGCAACGTCGTCGAGTGGTACGACTGGTACGCCTACACCTTCCTCGCGACATACTTCTCCGCCCAGGTCTTCCCCAAGAGCGAGGGCGGCCTCGTGGCGCTGCTGAGCGCCTACGGGGTGTTCGCGGTGGGCTTCTTCATGCGCCCGCTGGGCGGCCTGCTGGTCGGCGCGTTCGCCGACCGGTTCGGGCGCAAGGCCGCGATGACATTCACGATCGTGCTGATGGGCGCGGGGTCGCTGCTGCTCGGCTTGACGCCGACGTACGAGGCCGTCGGCCTCCTGTCGCCGGTCATCCTGACCCTCGCCCGGCTCATCCAGGGCCTGTCCGTGGGCGGCGAGTTCGCCGCCGCCACGACGTTCCTGGTGGAGTCCGCCCCGCAGGGACGGCGCGGCCTCTTCTCGAGCTTCCAGTACGTCAGCACCACCATCGGCCAGCTCCTGGCCTCCGGCCTGGCCGCGCTGCTCGCCTCCAACCTCGTGAAGGAGGACATGGGCTCGTACGGCTGGCGCATCCCGTTCATCGTGGGCGCGGTGATCAGCCTCGTGGGCCTGTGGATCCGCAAGGGTGCGGACGAGACCTCGGCCGTGGCGGAGGAGATCCAGCGCGGTGAGGCCAAGCGGCCGAAGCTCTTCGAGTTCCTGGTGGGCTACCCGAAGGCGGCCGCCACGATCGTCGGCATCACGATCGCGGGCACCGTGGCGTACTACACCTGGACGAGCTTCCTGCCGATCTACGCGCAGATCACGGTCAAGTTCGACGCGGCGCAGTCGCTCCAGGTGGGCACGGTCTCGCTGTTCTTCTTCATGGTGCTGCAGCCGCTGCTCGGCATGCTGTCGGACCGCATCGGGCGCAAGCCCATGCTGATCACCTTCGGCGTCGCCTTCGTGGTGCTGCCGGTGCCGCTGCTCAGCACGCTGGGCAACTCGTTCGGGAGCCTGCTGGCCGTGCAGCTGATCGGCATGCTCTTCCTCGGCTGCTTCACCTCGATCTCGGCCGCGGTGAACTCCGAGCTCTTCCCGACCAGGGTGCGCGCGGCCGGCGCGGGCTTCCCGTACTCGCTGACCGTGGCGCTCTTCGGCGGCACCGCGCCGCTCCTCGGCACGGCGCTCAAGGACGCGGGCAACGTCGAGGTGTTCCCCTACTACATGTCGGCGCTGGCGCTGATCTCCACGCTGGTCTACATCTTCGTGCTGAAGGAGACCAAGGACCAGCCGCTGAGCTAA